Part of the Syntrophorhabdaceae bacterium genome, TCTATTTACTTATCAGCGAATTGTGCTTATACTTAATAATCCCCGGTATGGGGTAAAAATTTTTGGAGGTACATATGAAGGAGAAAGTTAAGGCGGCAATAGAAAAGGTAAGGCCTTTTTTGCAGAGAGACGGCGGCGACATTGAGCTTATTGATGTACAGGATGGTATCGTGAAGGTAAAACTGCAGGGTGCATGCGGAAGCTGCCCGATGAGCATGATGACATTGAAGATGGGAGTGGAAAAACAGCTCAAAGAAGAGATACCGGAGGTAAAAGAGGTTATCGCCATATAGTGGTTGACAAAGACCTTCAATTTACATAACATTGTTTTAAATTTAAAGGGGAGGTGTTTGTATGGCGAAGTGTGGGACCACAAAGAAGACAGCCAAAAAGGCTGCTCCGAAGAAGGGAAAAAAGACAAAGAAGTAAAAAGAGAGGGGTTTGAAGCCCCTCTTTTTTGTTTATGGATAACACAAAACGTCTTTTCATTATTGATGATGATGAAGCAACACTGACTATTCTGACAGGCTATTTTGAGCACTGCGGGCTGAAGGTTTTTGCGTTCAGGGACCCGCCGGATCTTGAAAAGGAATTGAAAGAAAAAGATCCTTACGCAGTATTGCTCGACATCGTATTGCCCCTCGTTTCAGGTGTTGAAATCTTACAGAAGATAAAGAATATCAAGCCGAGGATACCTGTTATCATGATGACAGGATACACCAATGATGAAAGGCGCATCGAATCCCTCCGCAAGGGGGCATACACGATCCTGACAAAACCATTCAACAGCTTCGAAGAGGTTTATCATGTTGTTAAT contains:
- a CDS encoding NifU family protein, producing the protein MKEKVKAAIEKVRPFLQRDGGDIELIDVQDGIVKVKLQGACGSCPMSMMTLKMGVEKQLKEEIPEVKEVIAI